In Solidesulfovibrio carbinoliphilus subsp. oakridgensis, the sequence CGATGGCCGCGGCCATCATCTTGCCGGCGTAGTCCATGAGGGCCGTGGCCATGGAGGCGGCCGCATCCCGGCCGTGGGCCGCGACCAGGGCTTCGAGCCGGGCCACGCCGGTCCTATTGGCCGTGATCTGGGCCGCGAAATCGCCCTGCCGCTCCTGCGGCGTGCGAACGTTGGCCAGAAAGAGGTTCATGACGTCCGGCACGACCTCGCCCCGGGCCACGATCCGGACCGGCGGGATGACGAGGCCTTCCTGGAAAATGGAGGTGGAAAGCGGCATGGAGCCGGCGGACATGCCGCCGACATCGGCGTGGTGGGCCCGGCTGGCCACGTAGAAAAGCGGCGTGTCGCCCCCGGCGTAGACCGGGGCCACCAGCGTGATGTCGGGCAGGTGGGTGCCGCCCTTGAAGGGGTCGTTCACCATGGCCATATCGCCCGGCGAGAGCTCCATGGCCTCCAGGATGGCGGCCACCGACAGCGGCATGGAGCCAAGATGGACCGGGATATGGGCGGCCTGGGCCACCATGCGGCCCTCGGCGTCAAAGACCGCGCAGGAAAAATCCCGCCGCTCCTTGATATTGGGGGAGTAGGCAGCCCGGGTCAGGGCCATGCCCATTTCCTCGGCCACGGAGGCGAACTTGTTCTTGAAGACTTCCAGCGTGATCGGATTTATAATCATTTGCACGCCTTTCTATTTTCTTTAAAAACAAAAAGTTAAACTGTTACAAGAATTTACAACACTGGCCCAGAGTCTTAAAATTTCCACAGGAAGAGTAGACAGTGTAGCGCCAAGTAAAAATAAAGTTATACTGACCTCCGCATTATACGCGCTACTAACAACTGATGCGTCTAATACATCTTTAATTACTTTTATTTCAATACCTTGAAAACCAAAGTGATGGTTAATATTATTTTCTATTCGTAAAATCTCCTTCTTAAAAAAATTAAATTTATTTTCTTCCATTTTATTTATCGAATCAATCTCCTTTTCTAATTTATTGATTCTTTCTTCAAGTGAATTTTTTGACGACTCATCAATAATTACAGAATGATCCAATATTCTAAACCCAACAGGAATTTCAGCCATTCGGCAAACGACAGACTCGCTTTCCTTTAATGGACATAAATTAAAAGAATCATGGAAACGAGATCTATAATTTGGTATTTTCAATTTTTTCTTTAAAATTATAAGATCTACAATAGAAATAAAAAATCTCAAAAATTGCAATACCATTCCTACATGCATTATTCTTTTTTCAGACATTGGCCTAGAGACTATGACAAAAAAACATATAATTAACACCAAAAAAAATAGCGCCCACCTTCCAATCGAGTTAATCCAATCAATAAAATCGTTGAACTTTGATTCCATCTAATCACACAGCCTTCCATTATAAGAATAATTCAAAATTCTTAGACTGATTTATGAAAAATATTTCGAAGAAATGTTCCAAAATCTCCGACATAAGCCCTCCCCCCGTGGTGGGCGAAGGTGCCGGGCACGCTGACGTGGACCTGTCCGCCGATGTCGCGCCAGCGTTTGCAGAAGGCGTAATCCTCGGGCAGGTAGTCGCGGGTTTCGGGATCGATGGCCGTATCGAAAAAGGCGAAGCTCTCGTTCGCTTCGGCATTGGTGCAATCGTGGCGGTAGTGCAGTTCCGGGTAGGCCTCCTGCAGGCGGAGAAGCACCTCCCGGCGCACCATCATGAACCCCGTGGCCGCGTACTCCACTTCGAGAAACCCGGCCGCGTCCATGCGGCAGCCGGCCTTGACCCTGACCGCGTAGTCGAGGCTGGCCGCCTCGGCCACGGCCGGGGAGGTGCCGGCCGGCTGACCCATGACCCGGTCCAGGCGCAAACCCTTGACCGGGTAGACGCCGCACACCACATCCTTGCCCGAGGAAAGGAGGCGCGTCACCATCTGCGGCTGGAATTCGATGTCCGCGTCGATGAAAAGGAGGTGCGTGGCCCGGGGGTCGCGCAGAAATTCGTTGGCAATGCCGTTTCGCACCCGGGTGATCAGGCTGTCCCCCGCCGGGGTCAGCAGCCTAAATGGCACCCGCTCCCGGTTGAGCATGTCTTTTAACGCCAGCATGGACAGCATGTAGGGCAGCGCGACCACCCCGCCGTAGCACGGCGTGCCGATGACGAGCATCCTAGCTCGCCCGCCCCTGCCGCATCTCCCGATACGGCCGCCTCGAATCAAACAACTTCCGCATCGCCCCTCCTCCCCTGTCCGGGCAGCCGCCATGGGCCTTCTCTCCCTCCCCCGTCCCCACCCTGGGCCCCCCTTCCGGGGGGTCCGGGGCAGAGCCCCGGCCGCCGGAGGCATCCCCCTCGCTTCTACGCCCCACCGCCGGTGGCGATAACCAGGTTGCCGAAGCCGTCGACGGTGGCTTCGGCCTTGGGCGGAATGAACGTCGTGGCCGAGGGTTCGGCCACGAGGGCCGGGCCGAGGAGGTGGTTGCCGGGAAGGAGCTTTTCCCGATCGTACCACTGGGCACCGATCTCCCGGCCGCGCCAGACGAGGGGTCGCTCGCCGAGGAACGCCCCTTCGGGCGCGGCCGCGACCAGATGCTTGGCCTCCTCGAAGGCGGGCTTGTCCGTGATGCCCCGGGCCCGGATGCGAAGGGTGACCACCTCGACCACATCCCGGGGATTTTTGAAGCCGAAAATCGCCTCATGGCGGTTGTGAAAGGCGGAATAGGGATCGGCCACGAAGCGGATGGACAATTCGTGGGACTGGCCGCGATAGCGCATGTCGAGCTGGCGTTCGAGCACCACCTTGGCGGCGGGCACGCCCTCCACGGCCATGGCCTCGCGGGCCTTGACCTCCAGGTCGCCGAAAAGCCCGGCCAGTTCGAAGACGTCGGTGGTGTCCGAGCCGAGCATGACCGTGGCCGAGACATCCTTGACCACGTCGGCATAGAGCATGCCGAGGGCCGAAAAAAGGCCGGCATGGCGCGGCACGACCACGGTCTTGACGCCGAGGAGCCGGGCCAGGGACACGGCATGGAGCCCGCCGGCTCCGCCGTAGGAGAGCAAGGCGAACTCGGCCGGATCATGGCCCCGCTCCACGGAAATGACCCGAATGGCCCGTTCCATGGCCGCCTCGGCCACGGCCACGATGCCCTCGGCCGCTTCCACGGGCGAAAGCCCGGCCGCCTGGCCAAGCGTCGCAAAGAGCGGCGGCAGCCGGTCCGGGAAAAGCGGCATGGCCCCGCCGAGAAAAAGATCCGGGGCCAGGCGTCCGAGAAAGAGGTTGGCGTCGGTGACGGTCAGGCCGCCGCCCCGGCCGTAGCAGGCCGGACCCGGCTCGGCCCCGGCGCTTTGGGGCCCGACGCGAAGAGCCCCGCCGGCGTCGAGGAGCGCCAGGGAGCCGCCGCCGGCCCCGACGGTGTGGATGTCGAGCATGGGAGTCTTGATGGGCAGGCCGGCAAGCGTGGCCGAGGCGGCCATGGTCAGGCCGCCGTCCAGGAGCGACACGTCGGTGGAGGTGCCGCCCATGTCGAAGGTGATGAGCCTGTCGCAGCCGGCCGCCTTGCCGATGGCCAGGGCCGCGACCAGTCCGCCGGCCGGGCCGGACAGGATGGTGCGCACCGGCTCCCGGCGGGCCGTGGCGGCGGTGATGAGCCCGCCGCCCGACTGCATGACCGAAAGGGACGCCCCCTCGGGCAGGCCGGCGTCCAGTTCGCCGAGATAGGCGTCCATGACCGGGGCCACGTAGGCGTTGGCCACGGTGGTGGCGGCCCGCTCGTATTCACGAAATTCGGCCAGAAGCTCGCTCGAGAGCGACACCGACACCCCGACCTCGGCCAGGGCCTGGCCGAGGAGTTTCTCGTGCCCGGGCTTCAAAAAGGAAAAAAGGAGGCAGACGGCAACCGACGTGGCCCCGGAGACGGCCACGGCCTGGGCGGCCTTCCAGGCGTCCTCGGGCGTCAGGTCCTCGACGGCCTTGCCCTCGGCCGAGACGCGGCCGGGCACGCCGAACCGCAGGGCCTCGGGCACCAGGCACGGCTCCTTGCGGCTGGAAAGATCATAGAGTTCGGGCCGGTTCTGGCGGCCGATACTGATCAGGTCCTCGAAGCCGGCGTTGGTCACGAAGGCCGTGACCGCGCCCTTGCGCTCCAGGAGCGCGTTGGTGGCCACGGTCGAGCCGTGCAGGACCCTTGTCGGCGAAAAACCCAGGCGGGAAAGGCCCTCGAGGACGGCCCGGGCCGGGTTGTCCGGGGTGGAGGGAAGCTTTAGGACCGCAAAGCCTCCGTCCCGCCGGCAGATAATATCGGTAAAAGTGCCTCCGGTATCCACGCCGACAACGGCCATCTGGCCCCCTTTCCCCTTTTGGGGGAGTTCCGGCAGCGGAAGACGCCTCCGGCGGCCAGGAGAGGCTCTGCCTCTCCTGGACCTCTCCGCCGGGGGGGATGCCCCCCGGACCCCCTGGACTGTTTCAAGGGTACGGGCGCCGGGTTCCAACGCCTGGTGTTCCTCGAAGGTTTCCAACGGGCGACGCCCTTTGGCCGCCGGAGGCTTTATACGACGTTTGTTTTACAGGTTCGCGGCCAGCAGCTCGCCGAAGGCGGCGCAGCCGATGGTGGTCGCGCCCGGGATCTGGTCGGCCAGATCCACGGTGACCTTCTTGCCGGAGATGGTCTTGTCCATGGCGTCGTGGATGAGACTCGCGGCCTCGTTCCAGCCGATGTGGGCCAGGAGCATGGCGCCGCTCAGAATGAGGCTGCCCGGGTTGGCCTTGTCCTTGCCGGCAAGGGCCGGGGCAATGCCGTGGGTCGGCTCGAAAAAGGCCAGCTTCTCGCTCATATTGACGCCGGGAGCCAGGCCAAGGCCGCCGACCTGGGCGGCCAGGGCGTCGGAGATGTAGTCGCCGTTCAAGTTGGTGGTGGCGATAACGGAATAGTCCTGGGGCCGCATGAGAGCCACCTGGAACATGTTGTCCGCGATGCGGTCCTTGATGACGATGGGCTTTTTGCCGCCGGCGGCTGCCTCTTCCTCGGTCATGGTCTGGTCCGCGAATTCCGTGGCCGCCACTTCGTAGCCAAAGGCCCGAAACGCGCCCTCGGTGTACTTCATGATGTTGCCCTTGTGGACGAGGGTCACGCTCGAACGTCCCGAGTCCACGGCAAACCGGATGGCCTTTCTGACCAGCCGCTTGGATCCGGCCGGGGTGATGGGCTTGATGCCGATGCCGGCGGTCTCGTCGACGTTGGCCCCGAGCTCGTCGCGCAAAAAGGCGATGAGTTTCTTGGCCTCGGGCGTGCCGGTCGCATATTCGATGCCGGCGTACACGTCCTCGGTATTTTCGCGGTAAATGACCATGTCCACGAGGTCGGGCCGCTTGACCGGGGATTCGATGCCCTTGAAATAGCGGATGGGGCGGATGCAGGCGTAGAGATCGAGGACCTGGCGCAGGGTGACGTTTAAGCTCCGAAAACCGCCGCCAACGGGCGTGGCCAGCGGGCCCTTGAAAGCCAGTTCCGCGCCGGCCAGGGCATCGAGGGTGGCCTGGGGCAGGTAGTCGCCGGTTTCCTTGAACGCCTTGCCGCCGGCGAGCAGCTCCTTCCAGACGAGCTTGCGGCCGCCGCCGTAGGCCTTTTCCACAGCGGCGTCGAGAACCGGCCGCCCGGCCTTCCAGACATCCGGGCCGATACCGTCGCCCTCGATCCAATATACCGTCTTTTCCATGCGCCTCTACTCCTCATTCGAAATTTCGGACAACTCGAAAGGTTAAAAAGGGTTTGCTCTTTTTGTCAACCAGGGCTTCCGGCCGGCCCCGTCCGAAGCGCCTGCCGCCCCCCGCCCCGCTCCAGTCAGGCGTACGGCAGGAGGAATCCCCCGCGCCTCCCGGGGTCGGGCCAGACACCCCGCCCGGCTAGGACTGCGGCGCCGGGGCATAACGCTTGAATTTGGCCGTCACGTTGTCCTCGAGCCAGCGGGCGTCCCACCACTCGATGGGAATGACCGGCTGCCCGGCGAGATACAGGGCGAAGTGGACCTGATCGCCGTCGGCCAGGCCCGTGGTCCCGGTCTGGCCGATCACATCGCCCTTCTTGACGGCGTCGCCCACGGCCACGGCCGCCCGGGACAGGTGGCCGTAGAGGCTTGAAAGCCCCAGTCCATGGTCGATGACGACCGTGGTGCCGTAGACGCCAAGCGGGCCGGCAAAGACGACCGTGCCGTTGTTGGCCGCCGGCACCGGAGCCTTTGGCACCGAAGCCAGATCGATGCCCATGTGGCTCTCGCGGTCGACCTCCTGGCCCTTGTAGACGTAGGTCCGGTCCGCGCCGAACGATCCCCGCACGGCGGACCGGGGCAGGTAGACGAAGGCGCCGTCCCACAGGGGTTCGGGGGCGCTCTTGGCGGCAAGCGTCGCCAGGGTGGCGTCGGCCTGCCGGCGCAGTTCGCTGTTTATCTTTTTGAAACGTTCCACCGGATCGCGGACCTCGGGGAAGAGGCCGGCATAGGCCGGCAGCCGGGCGGCCAGAAATTCGTCGGACAGCTCCACCCGCTCCTCGCGAAACCGCCGCTTGATGGCCATATTGACGAAAAATCCGGTCTTTTCGTTGCCTGCCGCATCCTCGACAAAGAGCCGGGGCTTGTAGGCTTCGGCCTCGACGTCCTTGGGAAAGGCGAACAGGCAGGCGTATTGGCCGCTTTTTTGCTTGTAGCCGGGAAAGAAGGCCTCGCCCACCACCACGCCGCTTCGGGACACGTCCTTGTTGACCTCGTAGATGACAAGCCCCACCCCGCCCTGGCGCACGTAGTGGGCCGGGGTGAGCGCTTTGACCGAGGGCGGCACGGCGTCGAGGAGCATGCGCCGGGTGATGCGGGCGGTGTTGCCGGCGCCGAGGTTGGCGTAGGAGCCGTCAAAGGCCGCGACTTGCAGCTCGAAGGCGCCGCTTCGGAGTTCCGCCCCCTCCAGGTTGAACCGCTCGGACACATGGTCTTTGGGAGGATCGAAGGTCTTTCGCAGCACGTCGCTGCGGCGCTGGCCCTGGGTGACGGTGACGGTGAGGGAACGGATGCCCGACTGGTCGTCG encodes:
- the icd gene encoding NADP-dependent isocitrate dehydrogenase; amino-acid sequence: MEKTVYWIEGDGIGPDVWKAGRPVLDAAVEKAYGGGRKLVWKELLAGGKAFKETGDYLPQATLDALAGAELAFKGPLATPVGGGFRSLNVTLRQVLDLYACIRPIRYFKGIESPVKRPDLVDMVIYRENTEDVYAGIEYATGTPEAKKLIAFLRDELGANVDETAGIGIKPITPAGSKRLVRKAIRFAVDSGRSSVTLVHKGNIMKYTEGAFRAFGYEVAATEFADQTMTEEEAAAGGKKPIVIKDRIADNMFQVALMRPQDYSVIATTNLNGDYISDALAAQVGGLGLAPGVNMSEKLAFFEPTHGIAPALAGKDKANPGSLILSGAMLLAHIGWNEAASLIHDAMDKTISGKKVTVDLADQIPGATTIGCAAFGELLAANL
- a CDS encoding M23 family metallopeptidase encodes the protein MRIKKPFKRRRSFGPVFFVLAGALLVAPLAVAAFAGYYLFLKDAEKPQVALAPEGDATSLKRHFTVTAADDQSGIRSLTVTVTQGQRRSDVLRKTFDPPKDHVSERFNLEGAELRSGAFELQVAAFDGSYANLGAGNTARITRRMLLDAVPPSVKALTPAHYVRQGGVGLVIYEVNKDVSRSGVVVGEAFFPGYKQKSGQYACLFAFPKDVEAEAYKPRLFVEDAAGNEKTGFFVNMAIKRRFREERVELSDEFLAARLPAYAGLFPEVRDPVERFKKINSELRRQADATLATLAAKSAPEPLWDGAFVYLPRSAVRGSFGADRTYVYKGQEVDRESHMGIDLASVPKAPVPAANNGTVVFAGPLGVYGTTVVIDHGLGLSSLYGHLSRAAVAVGDAVKKGDVIGQTGTTGLADGDQVHFALYLAGQPVIPIEWWDARWLEDNVTAKFKRYAPAPQS
- a CDS encoding hydantoinase/oxoprolinase family protein encodes the protein MAVVGVDTGGTFTDIICRRDGGFAVLKLPSTPDNPARAVLEGLSRLGFSPTRVLHGSTVATNALLERKGAVTAFVTNAGFEDLISIGRQNRPELYDLSSRKEPCLVPEALRFGVPGRVSAEGKAVEDLTPEDAWKAAQAVAVSGATSVAVCLLFSFLKPGHEKLLGQALAEVGVSVSLSSELLAEFREYERAATTVANAYVAPVMDAYLGELDAGLPEGASLSVMQSGGGLITAATARREPVRTILSGPAGGLVAALAIGKAAGCDRLITFDMGGTSTDVSLLDGGLTMAASATLAGLPIKTPMLDIHTVGAGGGSLALLDAGGALRVGPQSAGAEPGPACYGRGGGLTVTDANLFLGRLAPDLFLGGAMPLFPDRLPPLFATLGQAAGLSPVEAAEGIVAVAEAAMERAIRVISVERGHDPAEFALLSYGGAGGLHAVSLARLLGVKTVVVPRHAGLFSALGMLYADVVKDVSATVMLGSDTTDVFELAGLFGDLEVKAREAMAVEGVPAAKVVLERQLDMRYRGQSHELSIRFVADPYSAFHNRHEAIFGFKNPRDVVEVVTLRIRARGITDKPAFEEAKHLVAAAPEGAFLGERPLVWRGREIGAQWYDREKLLPGNHLLGPALVAEPSATTFIPPKAEATVDGFGNLVIATGGGA